Below is a genomic region from Henckelia pumila isolate YLH828 chromosome 3, ASM3356847v2, whole genome shotgun sequence.
ATCTTGGTTCGAAACATGGTTTCACTTTCCTGTCGAAGAACACTGAAACACAACACACATCATAAAAAAGCTAATCAGTTCTCCGTTCTCCAAATTAAACCTTGAAGATATAAATTCAAAGAATCAAATTTTGATCTATCCCAGCTACTCCAAATCGCAACCAAgccataaaaatcattaatttgaAAACATGTTGCGGTATAACATAAATTAAAGGAcaaataagaagaaaaaaacCAACCTGTTCGGGCTTGAGGAACACGAAATTTCCAAGAACAAGAACTGCCCCCGATTCATCAAGCAATTTAGCGAATTTAGTCCCCTGATCATGGCTCGAGCATTCTTCAACACAAATCTGCAAGAACTCCGAATAAGGAACACAACCCTTTTCAATCTTCCTCAGCCTCGATTTCACAATCTCCATCTGTGAAACCAAGAGTACTTTTTTCGCGTCCGCCACCGTCACCATCTCCTCCGGCGGCGACACTTCACCAATCCTGATCCGCTCTTTCACAATGTCCATCCTCCGAAGCTTCTCCAAGAGACTTTCTCCGGCGGGGAAAAACCCAAGCTCGGGTGACGCAGCCGCCGCCGTGATGCGGTGGAAGCATCGCCGGAAAACGGCGTCCTCCCCCGTATCAAGTTCTAGTCTATCGGGCGTTTCTGGCCGATGAAACGCTGCTGCTTTCACAGCCATTGATGATGAGGAAACACGACAATTTGTAAGAGATGGGTTTGGGATTCTTGATATGTTGAACATGCGTTGGGCTAATGACTTCTTGAACGCCATTGATGATTTTTTAACAATGCGAAAACTTGGGAAAGCTTTTGCTGCGGCGACTCGACTATGTGAAACCTGCAATGAATAACCCTACGAAAATGTCGAGGAATTATTGGCTACGACAGGACTTATTGCACCGCCTGATTACTCGAAAATAGCTCTCAACCccctatttatatatgtaattaataataataataataataataataataataataataataataatgaaatgTATTGGATAAAAAttggactaaactgcaatttcgCTTGGAAAAATAGTGGAGACTGGTCCACAGGACCACAGGAAAAGAATGGACGAGGAGTACAGGATAACTAGCACTAGATGACGTGGTTGGATTGTTTTTTATCTTTCATTTTCGGAATATCCGAAGAAGATGGAGTGGCTGGTGTGGTACAGTTGTCTGATAACGCAATCGAGTCGCCACATAAAATCTAACCAAGGCCATATCCGAAACCCGATTACAAATATGGATCCTGGCTTTTTTGAACTTGCCCCacaagttaattttttttttttgaaaaagagaaacATCTATTAATAAGTCAAGTCCGGTACAATAGCTTTTGAAATAACAGCAGGAGAGGGAACTAATCTACCCACTAGATCAGGCATAGAAACAGTCTCCCTAGCTAAAGCATGGGCAGCCTGATTCGCTGATCGTCTGGCAAAAACAAAAGTACAAGATGAAACATCTCGAGCGAGAAGTTTGCAGTCTTCTATGATGAGATTCAAGGCTGAGCAATCCAGAATAGAATTATTAAGAGCATCGATAATTGTTAACGCATCTGATTCCACGATGATTGAAGGGAAATGAAGATCCTTTATCCAACTAAGAGCTTCACGAATGGCTAGAGCTTCAGCCAAAGCTGGATCATTACTGCCGTGGACTCTGCCGTGAATTGCTGCTAGAACAATACCATAAGAGTCTCGGACGAGACAACCGAAACCGACAAGAGGAGGATCTGGAAGGAGAGTGGCATCAACATTGCATTTGAGAACATGCTCAGGAGGTCTTTGCCATATGCAAGCACCAATCGATTGGTTTGCTCCATGATTGAGATTAAGTTGGGAATGAGCTTTTTTCCATTGTGAAAGAAGATCAAGTGCTGACCGATAGACATGAGTGGCCGAGAAGCAAATGCCATTCCAGATCACATTATTTCGGTTGAGCCAAATGTTCCACATGACTGCGGCAACTAGTTCAATCTCCCTGGCATCCTTGGTAGCAACCAAATGATTCCACCAATCTGAAAATGATCTCGAGAAAGTTATAAAACCCCCAACGGATGAAATATTCCAGATCGATCGGGCATAAGGACAATACACTAAAACATGGAGCACGTCTTCTGGATCACGGTGGCACAGAGGGCAAGTAGGCGGAATATTAACTCGTTTGGATTGCAACGCATGTAGAGTAGGCAGACAATCTGAAAGAGCTCTCCAAACGAAATTGCGAACCTTGTTTGGCAGGTTTATCTTCCACACACGATTCCATAAAATGGTTGACGAAACGGGATGAGAATGTCTAGCACTGAGCTGAGCTTTGTACCCGCTTTTCACAGAGTAAATTCCTTTCTTATCTTCCACCCAAAGCCACGTATCCGGAGCCGTATGTCGACTCAAGGGGATAGAGAGAATAAGATGTCGATCTCTTTCATTAAAAAGCTCGTGGATCAAATCCAGATTCCAGCTCCTATCTTCTGAGATAATTAATTCACTCACATAATTTATGGAAGAATCGGGGGGGGCCGACCGAAGTGACAAAAGGGCTGTCAAAATCTGGAAGCCAAGGGTCGCTCCATATCTTCACTTTACAGCCTGAACCGATGCGCCATCTCACACCCTTTCGAATGATATCTTGAGTTTGCATAATGCTTCTCCAAACATAGCTCGGATTGGCACCAATTTTAGCATCCAGAAAAGAACCAGTAGAATAATAGCGAGCTTTGAGGACCCGAGATGTTAGAGAGGAAGGATTGGCCAGGAGCTTCCAGCTTTGTTTGGACAATAAAGCCAAATTGAATTCATGGATCTTCTTGAAACCCATTCCTCCTTCTGTCTTCCTGCTGCTAAGATTCGTCCAGCTCTTCCACCTAATTCCACCTCCATTTTGCCCAGACTTGCCCCACCAAAAGGAGTTCATCATCCTCTCCAACTCCGTACAAAGCGTTAGAGGTAGCGCGAATACACTCATTGCATATGAAGGGATGGCTTGGACCACAGATTTTAACAGAACTTCTTTTCCTGCTTGAGATAGAAGCTTTTGTTTCCACCCATTCATTCTGGACCATGCCTTTTCTTTAATAAATGCAAACACTTCAGATTTCTTTCTACCAATAAGAGAAGGGAGGCCTAGATAATTGCCATGGTCTGAGGTGTATCCCACCCTTAATTCAGAGCAAATTTCGTGCTTCCTCTGATTTGACACGTTCCTACTGAAGGAAATAGAAGATTTCTCAAAATTAATGATTTGGCCAGATGCTGCTTCATACTCTCGAAGACAAGTCTTAATCCGATGGCATTCTTCCATACTAGCTCTGAAGAAGAGGAAGCTATCATCCGCGAAAAAAAGATGAGAGATGGGAGGAGCAGTTCTGGCTACCTTGACTCCATGTAAATTCCCTAAGAGAACTTCATTATGCAGCAAAGAAGACAACCCTTCAGCACAGATAAGGAACAAGTATGGAGAAAGCGGATCACCTTGACGAAGCCCACGTTGAGGAATAATTGGACCAATCTCATGTGAATTGTTGACCACTGTATATCTGACAGTAGACACGCAAAGCATTACCAACTGAATGAATTTACTAGGAAATCCCAATTTAGCCAACATATTTCTGAGAAATTGCCATTCTACTCTGTCAAAAGCTTTAGACATATCCAGTTTGAGCGCTGCTTCGCCTATTTTACCTTGAGTCTTGCGCTTTAGATAATGACCAATTTCGAAGGCAATAATAACATTGTCGGTTATAAATCTCCCAGACGAGAAAGCACTTTGAGGCTCGGATATGATCGAGTTAATCACACGTTTCAAGCGATTAGCTAAAACTTTAGAGATAATCTTGTAAATGACATTACATAAAGAAATAGGCCGCAAATCAGTGATCTTAACAGGCTTTTTCTTCTTAGGAATCAGCACTATAGTAGTGTCATTAAGATTATCTGGAAAATAGCAATTGTTCAGAAAATCCAAACAAGAGGCAGTAACATGCTCACCCGTGATATCCCAAAATTTCTGGAAGAACCCAGGATTCATACCGTCAGGGCCAGGCGATTTATCAGGGTGCATTGAGTGAAGAGCAGCATGAACTTCCGACTCATCAAAGGGCTGAATTAATGAATGGCACTGATCTGCATTGAGGCGACTAGGCACTGAAGATAAAAGGTGATGGTCAGCGCAACCACTAGTTGTAAACAAACCTTGAAAGTAGGAGAGGATGAGCTCTGAAAGTCCATCACCCCAAGAACACACTTTGCCCTGATCATCTTCTAGTTGCTTTAAGGTGTTCTTCCTGCGTCTAGAAGAGGCATAATAGTGGAAAAGTTTAGTATTTGCATCACCCGCTTGTAGCCAAAATATTTTAGAGCGTTGCTTCCAAAAAATTTCTTCTTGAGCAAGAAGAGAGTGCAGCCTGGATTTTGCATCGGCAATTCGCTGGTCGGCATCGACAAATCTCCTTCTTTTCAAGAGCTCTAATTGAGCCCGACACTGATCAATTTTAGCCTTAAACTTAAGCCTCAAAATTTCCCCCCATCTATGAAGATCAATCCCACAATTAGCGATGCGACGTTGGATGCTTGATCCAAACTCAATATCCCAGCCATTTTGGACCACTGTCCGACACTCAGGATCTAAAAGCCAAGAATTTTCAAATCGGAATTTGCGATGTCGAACATGAGAGATTGTCTCTGGTGTAAGAAATAAAGCATTATGATCCGAACTAGCTACCTCGATGTTACGAACCTCCgctgcgttaaataaatcaaaccATCGAGAATTTGCCATAGCTCTATCAAGGCGCTCTTCAACAAAATGCGGCGTGCCTCTGCTCTTTTCCCAAGTGAATAAATGCCCTTTCATTCCTAAGTCAATTAACCCACAATCAGCTACAGTCTCTCTAAAACCATCAATAAGAGAGGGTGGATGAGGAAGACGACCTCTTTTCTCTGATTGAGATAAAAGATCGTTAAAATCTCCGATGCAACACCAAGGAAGGGAAGAGCGATGCGAGAGAGTACGAAGTAAAGTCCAAGATTGTTGTCTACGGCTACGCTCCGGGAAGCCATAAAAGCAGGATAACCTccaatcttctcttccagtagAAGAGACAATGACGTCAATAAAATTGGCTGAGTAGGCTAGAAGCTTGACCAAAGACTGATCATGCCAAAAGAGAGCTAGACCACCTCCATTATTAAAACCAGGGACCATGAACAGACCCTCAAAACCCAGCTGAGATTTAATCCTCTCTACTTTCTGCTTGTTAATTTTTAGCTCCATTAAGAAAATCAAATTAGGCTTAAACTTGGATACAAGACCCAAGAGCTCCTGAACTGTTCGTGGGCTGCCCAGCCCACGACAGTTCCAACTTAAGATATTCATAATTCTCGGCGGGCCTGGGAACCAGGGCCCGCCACTTCCAAGTTTTTTGAGTCCACTCTTGACAAAATAAAAGTTGGGCTTGAAGGCCCAATAAGTGAAAGGCTTCCTTCAACACTATCATCCACACGTCGACGCTTAGAGTCTAAAATAATTAGACCATCCCGATTATTGTAATCAGGTGGGACCATGAGATCTTCTACAGAGATTAAACTTTTGCCCCTCACATCAGTCTCATCTTCACCCATACCTTTCTTTGCTTCTGCAGTAACAATAGAGTATTGGGAAGGGTGCTCATCATGAGAGAAACTAGTAGGATGTTGACCTGAACAATCCATCATCCGGCTTTCCGATCCCAAATTCCGATCACTGGCAGTTGCTTGATGAGTTTCAGATCGAAGCCACCTCTCTCCTAACTCGAAGTTCGATTTTCTGTTTGGTGCTCTTAACCAGATACCAAAGAGCTTTTCCACTGATTTATCTGGGTAGTCGAAAAATCTTTCGCAAAATTTTTCGGAGTGCCCAAGAAGACcgcaaaaaaaacaaaaagttgGTAGTTTTTCATATTTGAAATTTGCCCAGCACCATTCCTCACCTGCTTTCTTGATTTTTATCTTCCTTTTGAGGGGCTTTCGAACATCCAGAGAGACCCGGATGCGCATGTACGAACGCCAGACTCCGGTGAAGTTATTCGGATCAGCTTCCATGTATGTTCCAATGAAATTGCCAACATCATTTGCCACTTTTTCCGACATGAATCCAGATGGGAGATCATAGACTTGCACCCAAAAGGAAACATGGAATAGAGGAACTTGTTGTGGCTGCATTCCAAACTCCAGATTAGCCATCACTAGAATATGCTGATCAAAGCTCCATGGGCCATCTCTAGTAACTCGGAGTAAATCTAGCTCATGGTAGAATTGAAATAGGTACAAGTTAGGTCCTAGAGTCTTGATACAGACTCCCTTCACTGGACGCCATATAGAAGCTAGAGTGTTCTTCATAGCGATAAAGTTGAGGGATTTATCGGTGAGGAAACGGCCGACAACACACCACTGAAGATTCGTTGGAGTTCTATCATTACGAACTTGTTCGTAATCAAGAGCAGCTCCCTCTTCGTCCTCTAATTTCAGCTGGTGATAAAGATCAGTAATATCTTCGGAGTGATCAATCGAAGGATCCATACTACAGACAAGAACTTAAGGCGAAACCAAAGAaagttaattaaaataaataataaaccaTTTGCTTTATTTACTTTCCAAAAACAAAACACAACCAAGAGTACTTCAATGATCGAATTATtcattttcaaaaacaaaaaaaatgatcggattattcaaattttatatttatcccGATTGATCATTATCTCCCCAAAAATCGAAATAATCGACTTGATATATTCTGTCAAGAACCAAAAATAGTGACTCTGAAAAAAAAgaaccaaaatattgaaaaaataattattataattatcaaAACAATGGAACTACCAGAAATTTAAAATCATTATGAtacataaatttattttttgagttgatacataaataaataattagctACTCTATTTGGTTTTAgtgatatgataaataatacatagataagtaatataatgtaataaaaaataaataagaaattatagttaatattgtattttatttgattgataggttataatttatttgatttgattgattaaattttttataaaataataaattatcattttgtccttttaataataaataaaatataaataatattatttattagagataatataataatttaaattcaatgatttgattgatgtaagataaataattaataatttaattgatgtaaaataaataattaatatatgaataaataatataacaacAAAAACgttaaattgaataaaataaattctaCGTTGGTTAATAATATAGTCACCCAAAAGAAGGTCTATCAAACTTTCCGTCGGGATCATTctagttttaaaataaaaacgtgtaaaacatgattaattggGCTCATTTGCCGAGAAACAAAATAATTGAAATCGAATCGAACCCAATTTTAAAACACTTTCtatcttaaaatttaaaatcaatttattCGAGATAGTGAAACAAAgtttatatcttactatataATTATAAGAGAGTCATTTAATtaactaatttttaattaattgatgaaacttgaaattaaattatgattatattttaacttaatttttaacaaccaaaattattatatatatattagttatTTTATATGGTCTCGTCTTTTGTAGACAttaaattttatcttatttaaCAAAATGAGTCTCgctatttttatttgtattttaaaaattttaaattagataattatcactcttaaacttttgaatatctaATTCATCATGTGCGttctaaaaataacatgaaaattaattaacataaaaaattatgtatatgtACGCATCGCGTGCAAAAGACGCTAGTTTATTTATAAAGTAAGAGACCTTTAAAATAATTGTTTTATGGATACGGCTTAAAAATTGCATTTTCCATCTTATGATCATATTAGTTATAACTTATTCAAAATATGCACTACTCATAGAAGTCACAGAACATGTCCACCTAGTATTTCAAGTCCTCAATTAAACACCAGAAGAGTCAGATATTGCTAGAACATGTTCCACAATTAAAGGCatcatcaaaaaaaatttaggtcgatcatgatattttttttaaaaaaaattaaagaattcAAAGTTATATCAATTATCAAATATGAATTGGGAATGAGTACTAAAGAATTCAAATTTATATCAAATATCAATCGGGGATGTTTCATATATACTAGTTACGTTGTCACGCTGTCACTCACGCACATGCGTTTTACTTATGTATAATATACATTGTTCTAAAAGGCGGCATCTAGGCGCTAGGGGTTGTCCACCGCATCGATttttagacagttgaagttTCTCAAAGTTATTACATTAATTGACCGTTTAGGCCGCCTAATCGCCGCCTAGACGCCTCAAAATCTGCCTAGGCCGCCGCCTAGATTAatgtataatattatatttttttaattttaatttttctaaaaaGATTATTCGACATATTTTTCTATCAATTTGTATCGGATGAAAACGAGAAATATGTCATGTATTCCGAGTTGAATTCGATAACGAGAAATTATTGGAGAAATATTAACATGAACaaaaataattagatatttagactTGAAAAAAACACCATTTAGGCTGggtgaattaaataaaaaataattattagagaaatattcagatgaatcaTACTACgataattagatatttaggctaaaaaaaaaaaccgtctAGGCGGGTGGATGGCCGCTCGCCTACCGCCTACCGCCTACcactttttagaacattgataATATAACACTAGTATTTGAAAGTATGCGTTGCGTGCTTATGCAATTCgttttttttcaataaaaaaatagagaacaattttgaaaagtatttttttaaaataaataaattatataaacgtGACATTTTCGTAAATAAGTAGTTATcgatagaaaaaataaaatggtattttggtaattaaatatataatgaaGGCAAAATAAAAGGGTGTTAttcataccaaaataccaaCTCTTCaacattaatataattttttttgaaataacat
It encodes:
- the LOC140886773 gene encoding calcium uniporter protein 2, mitochondrial-like, producing MAFKKSLAQRMFNISRIPNPSLTNCRVSSSSMAVKAAAFHRPETPDRLELDTGEDAVFRRCFHRITAAAASPELGFFPAGESLLEKLRRMDIVKERIRIGEVSPPEEMVTVADAKKVLLVSQMEIVKSRLRKIEKGCVPYSEFLQICVEECSSHDQGTKFAKLLDESGAVLVLGNFVFLKPEQVMKAIQGLIHSPASHNPSDPRMMELQEMEKQKSAIDKKAEQSVRLELFGGLVYLVIQTAALMRLTFWELTWDVMEPICFYGVSIFFIGRYGFFLRTSREPSFQGFFQSRFTTKQRQLMKHQNFNAERYSELKKACCPDPKAPQEHPRT
- the LOC140888687 gene encoding uncharacterized protein, with amino-acid sequence MESCVEDKPAKQDWWNHLVATKDAREIELVAAVMWNIWLNRNNVIWNGICFSATHVYRSALDLLSQWKKAHSQLNLNHGANQSIGACIWQRPPEHVLKCNVDATLLPDPPLVGFGCLVRDSYGIVLAAIHGRVHGSNDPALAEALAIREALSWIKDLHFPSIIVESDALTIIDALNNSILDCSALNLIIEDCKLLARDVSSCTFVFARRSANQAAHALARETVSMPDLVGRLVPSPAVISKAIVPDLTY